Proteins encoded together in one Astatotilapia calliptera chromosome 7, fAstCal1.2, whole genome shotgun sequence window:
- the trim23 gene encoding E3 ubiquitin-protein ligase TRIM23 isoform X1 has protein sequence MLVEMLKERKRTKPEVLLGIVLSNLLGSLRRRPRMAAAAAGINKQGAVATMEPCIRHGRGANGSTVKVLECGVCEDVFSLQGDKVPRLLLCGHTVCHDCLTRLPLHGRAVRCPFDRQVTELGDSGVWGLKKNFALLELLERLQNGATNQSGMAEDALKGMGECIIRCDEDESHTASMYCTVCATHLCGECSQLTHSTRTLAKHRRVPLADKPHEKTLCPQHQVHAIEFVCLEEACQSGPLMCCVCKEYGKHQGHKHAVLETEANQIRASILDMAHCIRTFTEEVSEYSRKLVGIVQQIEGGEQIVEDGVGMAHTEHVPGTAESARSCVRAYFADLHETLCRQEEMALSVVDAHVRERLIWLRQQQEDMTILLSQVSTACLHCEKTLQQDDCRVVLAKQEINCLLETLQKQQHQFTELADHIQLDAGIPVTFTKDNRVHIGPKMEIRVVTLGLDGAGKTTILFKLKQDEFMQPIPTIGFNVETVEYKNLKFTIWDVGGKHKLRPLWKHYYLNTQAVVFVIDSCHRDRLMEAHSELAKLLTEKELRDALLLIFANKQDVPGAVSVEEMTELLSLHKLCCGRSWHIQGCDARSGMGLHEGLDWLSRQLVAAGVLDVA, from the exons ATGCTAGTAGAGATGCTAAAAGAgcgaaaaagaacaaaaccggAAGTGCTTCTGGGGATTGTCCTCTCAAACCTGCTCGGGTCTCTGCGCCGTCGTCCAAGAATGGCCGCTGCTGCAGCAGGAATAAACAAGCAGGGCGCCGTAGCGACGATGGAGCCCTGTATCCGACACGGGAGAGGAGCTAATGGGAGCACGGTTAAG GTGCTGGAATGTGGTGTTTGTGAGGATGTCTTCTCTCTCCAGGGGGACAAGGTCCCTCGTCTTCTGCTCTGCGGCCACACAGTGTGCCATGACTGTCTAACCCGGTTGCCCCTCCATGGCAGAGCGGTCCGCTGCCCCTTTGACAGGCAGGTCACTGAGCTGG GGGACTCTGGAGTTTGGGgtctaaagaaaaactttgctctgcttgAACTCTTGGAGAGACTCCAGAATGGAGCGACTAACCAGTCAGGAATGGCAGAGGACGCCTTGAAAGGCATGGGAGAA TGTATAATTCGCTGCGACGAGGATGAGAGCCACACAGCCTCCATGTACTGTACCGTGTGTGCCACCCACCTGTGTGGCGAGTGCTCTCAGCTCACCCACTCCACTCGCACACTGGCCAAACACCGGCGGGTGCCACTGGCTGATAAGCCCCACGAGAAGACCTTGTGCCCTCAGCATCAGGTCCATGCCATCGAGTTTGTCTGCCTGGAGGAAGCTTGTCAGTCCGGGCCCCTCATGTGCTGTGTATGTAAGGAGTACGGCAAGCACCAGGGCCATAAG CATGCTGTTCTTGAGACTGAAGCCAATCAGATTCGTGCATCCATTCTGGACATGGCCCACTGTATCCGAACCTTCACAGAGGAGGTGTCCGAGTACTCGAGGAAGTTGGTGGGCATCGTGCAGCAGATAGAAGGTGGCGAGCAGATAGTTGAGGATGGAGTAGGCATGGCACACACTGAACAT GTCCCCGGCACAGCAGAGAGCGCCCGCTCCTGCGTCCGAGCTTACTTTGCAGATCTGCACGAGACCCTGTGTCGGCAGGAGGAGATGGCGCTGAGCGTGGTGGACGCCCATGTAAGGGAGAGGCTCATCTGGCtgaggcagcagcaggaggatatGACCATCCTGCTGTCTCAGGTGTCCACCGCCTGCCTGCACTGTGAGAAAACACTTCAGCAG gACGACTGCAGAGTTGTTCTGGCAAAGCAGGAGATCAACTGTTTGCTGGAGACGCTTCAGAAGCAGCAACACCAGTTCACTGAGCTGGCAGATCACATTCAGCTGGATGCCGGCATCCCAGTCACCTTCACTAAG GACAACAGGGTCCACATTGGTCCAAAGATGGAGATCCGCGTAGTGACTCTGGGGCTCGATGGCGCTGGAAAAACCACCATCCTATTCAAGCTGAAACAAGACGAGTTCATGCAGCCCATCCCAACCATTG GTTTCAATGTGGAGACGGTTGAATATAAGAACCTAAAATTCACCATCTGGGATGTGGGTGGGAAGCACAAGCTCAGACCCCTCTGGAAACACTATTATCTAAACACTCAAG CGGTGGTGTTTGTGATTGACAGCTGCCACCGGGACAGACTCATGGAGGCCCACAGTGAGCTGGCCAAACTGCTGACAGAGAAGGAGCTGCGAGATGCCTTGCTGCTCATCTTTGCAAATAAACAG GACGTTCCCGGCGCTGTGTCTGTGGAGGAGATGACGGAGCTACTAAGTCTGCACAAGCTGTGCTGTGGGAGGAGCTGGCACATTCAGGGCTGTGACGCCCGCAGCGGGATGGGCCTCCACGAGGGGCTGGATTGGCTCTCCAGACAGCTGGTAGCTGCCGGCGTCCTGGACGTCGCCTAA
- the mzt2b gene encoding mitotic-spindle organizing protein 2 isoform X2, protein MSQQAQQTIPSAPDSPALVVTSNVQKYAIKKKKVLSAEEIELFELTQAAGITVDQEVFKIIVDLLKMNVAPQAVFQTLKAMCAGQRVAESCGGDLSAGAHTTSMTTAHTEARGVRSKAGTSHSEKSREASSQRVQRQPSATRGQKTKSSGSSSSSSQINST, encoded by the exons ATGTCTCAACAAGCACAACAAACGATTCCTTCCGCCCCTGACTCCCCTGCGCTGGTTGTCACATCTAACGTGCAGAAATATgcaataaagaagaagaaagtccTCAGCGCCGAAGAAATTGAGCTGTTCGAACTTACTCAGGCTGCAGGAATTACTGTGGATCAGGAGGTTTTTAA aaTCATAGTGGACTTGCTGAAGATGAATGTGGCTCCTCAAGCAGTCTTCCAGACCTTGAAGGCAATGTGTGCAGGACAGAGGGTAGCTGAAAGCTGTGGTGGAGACCTTTCAGCTGGCGCCCACACCACAAGCATGACCACAGCGCACACAGAAGCCAGAG GAGTGCGCAGTAAAGCCGGTACCAGCCACAGTGAGAAGAGCAGGGAGGCTTCCAGCCAGAGAGTGCAGCGGCAGCCCAGTGCCACTAGAGGGCAGAAAACCAAGAGCTCCGGCAGCAGTAGTTCTTCCTCACAGATAAACTCGACCTAA
- the LOC113025420 gene encoding uncharacterized protein LOC113025420: protein MSSDLAENIGRAVLSAIQRFSGNAPSTSQTPQHLESSNAPGPSRPAVSTGIPYCSDGYQGRLQISKEELENVLSLKTSFTEAASILSISRPTLYKLLQDYNISESKFNVISDHELDQIVSQIKTEHPNVGEVMLMGHLRSKNIVVQRWRVRKSLRRVDSAGVLSRRRTAVARRVYSVPHPNFIWHIDGNHKLIRWKFVVHGAIDGYSRMLMFLQCSSNNRAETVKALFTAAVGQFGRPLHIRTDHGGENAQIWEDMRASRGESSVLMGSSVHNQRIERFNRDLNNNCSRIYAPIFYELESLGILDLENATDLFCLHYVFLPRINRTLKEFKAGYNNHSVSTEGNRTPIQLFACGTHVSHRHNPELSTAEVSIPSLSNSESRFVPLNDSDLQELYTSIHPFEEDNNNGKTLFQRTQQYIFNKLVNV from the exons ATGTCCAGcgatttagctgaaaacattggAAGAGCCGTTTTGTCGGCCATCCAACGATTCAGCGGTAATGCACCCTCGACCTCACAAACGCCGCAGCACTTG GAATCCAGCAATGCACCTGGACCAAGTAGACCTGCCGTCTCCACTGGGATACCATACTGCTCG GATGGTTACCAAGGAAGGCTTCAGATTTCCAAAGAGGAATTGGAAAATGTTCTTTCCCTGAAAACATCTTTTACTGAAGCTGCATCTATCCTTTCCATCTCCAGGCCCACTCTGTATAAGTTACTGCAAGACTATAATATCTCAGAGTCAAAATTCAATGTAATCAGTGACCATGAGTTAGATCAGATAGTGTCCCAGATAAAAACTGAACATCCAAATGTTGGAGAAGTGATGCTGATGGGTCATCTGCGTTCCAAAAACATAGTGGTTCAAAGATGGCGCGTAAGAAAGTCACTGCGGAGGGTGGACTCTGCTGGTGTTCTATCCAGGAGAAGAACTGCAGTTGCTCGGCGAGTATATTCTGTGCCTCATCCAAATTTCATATGGCACATAGATGGAAATCACAAACTGATTCGTTGGAAGTTTGTTGTTCATGGTGCAATAGATGGATACAGCAGGATGTTGATGTTTCTTCAGTGCTCCAGCAATAATCGAGCTGAGACTGTGAAAGCCCTCTTTACTGCAGCTGTTGGACAATTTGGCAGACCCCTGCATATCAGGACTGATCACGGAGGAGAGAATGCTCAGATTTGGGAGGACATGCGAGCAAGCAGGGGTGAAAGCTCTGTCTTAATGGGAAGTTCTGTGCACAACCAGAGGATTGAGCGTTTCAACCGAGACTTAAACAACAACTGTAGCCGCATTTATGCACCTATATTTTATGAATTGGAATCACTTGGTATCCTAGACTTAGAAAATGCAACAGACCTATTTTGCCTTCATTATGTGTTTCTACCACGAATCAACCGCACTTTGAAGGAATTCAAAGCTGGATATAACAATCACTCTGTTTCCACTGAAGGTAATAGAACTCCCATCCAGCTTTTTGCCTGCGGAACTCATGTGTCTCATCGTCACAACCCAGAACTTTCTACAGCAGAGGTCTCCATACCCTCCTTGTCAAACTCTGAAAGTAGGTTTGTCCCATTAAATGACAGCGATTTACAAGAGCTATATACAAGCATTCACCCTTTTGAAGAAGACAACAATAATGGTAAAACATTGTTTCAACgaacacagcagtatatttttAACAAACTTGTAAATGTGTGA
- the trim23 gene encoding E3 ubiquitin-protein ligase TRIM23 isoform X2 has translation MTKRQYSVNNEKHGVLECGVCEDVFSLQGDKVPRLLLCGHTVCHDCLTRLPLHGRAVRCPFDRQVTELGDSGVWGLKKNFALLELLERLQNGATNQSGMAEDALKGMGECIIRCDEDESHTASMYCTVCATHLCGECSQLTHSTRTLAKHRRVPLADKPHEKTLCPQHQVHAIEFVCLEEACQSGPLMCCVCKEYGKHQGHKHAVLETEANQIRASILDMAHCIRTFTEEVSEYSRKLVGIVQQIEGGEQIVEDGVGMAHTEHVPGTAESARSCVRAYFADLHETLCRQEEMALSVVDAHVRERLIWLRQQQEDMTILLSQVSTACLHCEKTLQQDDCRVVLAKQEINCLLETLQKQQHQFTELADHIQLDAGIPVTFTKDNRVHIGPKMEIRVVTLGLDGAGKTTILFKLKQDEFMQPIPTIGFNVETVEYKNLKFTIWDVGGKHKLRPLWKHYYLNTQAVVFVIDSCHRDRLMEAHSELAKLLTEKELRDALLLIFANKQDVPGAVSVEEMTELLSLHKLCCGRSWHIQGCDARSGMGLHEGLDWLSRQLVAAGVLDVA, from the exons ATGACTAAAAGACAATACAGCGTAAACAATGAGAAACACGGC GTGCTGGAATGTGGTGTTTGTGAGGATGTCTTCTCTCTCCAGGGGGACAAGGTCCCTCGTCTTCTGCTCTGCGGCCACACAGTGTGCCATGACTGTCTAACCCGGTTGCCCCTCCATGGCAGAGCGGTCCGCTGCCCCTTTGACAGGCAGGTCACTGAGCTGG GGGACTCTGGAGTTTGGGgtctaaagaaaaactttgctctgcttgAACTCTTGGAGAGACTCCAGAATGGAGCGACTAACCAGTCAGGAATGGCAGAGGACGCCTTGAAAGGCATGGGAGAA TGTATAATTCGCTGCGACGAGGATGAGAGCCACACAGCCTCCATGTACTGTACCGTGTGTGCCACCCACCTGTGTGGCGAGTGCTCTCAGCTCACCCACTCCACTCGCACACTGGCCAAACACCGGCGGGTGCCACTGGCTGATAAGCCCCACGAGAAGACCTTGTGCCCTCAGCATCAGGTCCATGCCATCGAGTTTGTCTGCCTGGAGGAAGCTTGTCAGTCCGGGCCCCTCATGTGCTGTGTATGTAAGGAGTACGGCAAGCACCAGGGCCATAAG CATGCTGTTCTTGAGACTGAAGCCAATCAGATTCGTGCATCCATTCTGGACATGGCCCACTGTATCCGAACCTTCACAGAGGAGGTGTCCGAGTACTCGAGGAAGTTGGTGGGCATCGTGCAGCAGATAGAAGGTGGCGAGCAGATAGTTGAGGATGGAGTAGGCATGGCACACACTGAACAT GTCCCCGGCACAGCAGAGAGCGCCCGCTCCTGCGTCCGAGCTTACTTTGCAGATCTGCACGAGACCCTGTGTCGGCAGGAGGAGATGGCGCTGAGCGTGGTGGACGCCCATGTAAGGGAGAGGCTCATCTGGCtgaggcagcagcaggaggatatGACCATCCTGCTGTCTCAGGTGTCCACCGCCTGCCTGCACTGTGAGAAAACACTTCAGCAG gACGACTGCAGAGTTGTTCTGGCAAAGCAGGAGATCAACTGTTTGCTGGAGACGCTTCAGAAGCAGCAACACCAGTTCACTGAGCTGGCAGATCACATTCAGCTGGATGCCGGCATCCCAGTCACCTTCACTAAG GACAACAGGGTCCACATTGGTCCAAAGATGGAGATCCGCGTAGTGACTCTGGGGCTCGATGGCGCTGGAAAAACCACCATCCTATTCAAGCTGAAACAAGACGAGTTCATGCAGCCCATCCCAACCATTG GTTTCAATGTGGAGACGGTTGAATATAAGAACCTAAAATTCACCATCTGGGATGTGGGTGGGAAGCACAAGCTCAGACCCCTCTGGAAACACTATTATCTAAACACTCAAG CGGTGGTGTTTGTGATTGACAGCTGCCACCGGGACAGACTCATGGAGGCCCACAGTGAGCTGGCCAAACTGCTGACAGAGAAGGAGCTGCGAGATGCCTTGCTGCTCATCTTTGCAAATAAACAG GACGTTCCCGGCGCTGTGTCTGTGGAGGAGATGACGGAGCTACTAAGTCTGCACAAGCTGTGCTGTGGGAGGAGCTGGCACATTCAGGGCTGTGACGCCCGCAGCGGGATGGGCCTCCACGAGGGGCTGGATTGGCTCTCCAGACAGCTGGTAGCTGCCGGCGTCCTGGACGTCGCCTAA
- the ppwd1 gene encoding peptidylprolyl isomerase domain and WD repeat-containing protein 1, with protein MAATEKNVELKRKVDDDHDGDGDEEDAEWVGPMPSEATKAKKRKVLEYERVYLDNLPSAAMYERSYMHRDVITHLVCTKSDFILTASQDGHVKFWKKKEDEGIEFVKHFRSHLGVIESIAVSAEGALFCSVGDDQAMKVFDVVNFDMINMLKLGFHPGQSEWIYNPGDAICTVACSEKSTGKIFIYDGRGGNDPLHVFDKMHSAPLSQIRLNPKFRVIVSADKAGMLEYWTGLPNEFKFPKHVDWEYKTDTDLYEFAKHKTYPTSLAFSPDGKKMATIASDRKVRIFRFLTGKLMRVFDESLTMFTELQQMRQQLPDMEFGRRMAVERELEKVDGIRLANIIFDETGHFVLYGTMLGIKVINVETNRCVRILGKLENIRVVQLSLFQGVAKAMQVAPTVEMKASDNPALQNVEPDPTIFCSAFKKNRFYLFSKREPEDTKSADSDRDIFNEKPSKEEVMAATQAEGPKRVSDSAIIHTTMGDIHIKLFPVECPKTVENFCVHSRNGYYNGHIFHRVIKGFMIQTGDPTGTGMGGESIWGGEFEDEFHATLRHDRPYTLSMANGGPGTNGSQFFITVVPTPWLDNKHTVFGRCTKGMEAVQRISNAKVNPKTDKPYEDISIINITIK; from the exons ATGGCGGCTACTGAAAAGAATGTGGAACTGAAGCGCAAAGTAGATGATGATCATGATGGGGATGGGGACGAAGAAGATGCCGAGTGGGTTGGACCCATGCCAAGCGAAGCCACaaaggcaaagaaaaggaaag TACTCGAGTACGAGCGTGTCTATCTGGACAACCTCCCGTCGGCTGCAATGTATGAACGGAGCTATATGCACAGGGACGTCATCACACACTTAGTTTGTACAAA GTCAGACTTCATCCTCACTGCCAGCCAGGATGGCCATGTCAAATTttggaagaagaaggaggacgAGGGGATAGAGTTTGTCAAACACTTTCGAAGTCATCTCG GTGTGATAGAAAGCATTGCGGTCAGTGCGGAAGGGGCCCTTTTCTGTTCCGTTGGTGATGATCAGGCCATGAAAGTATTTGACGTGGTCAATTTTGACATGATCAATATGCTGAAGTTGGG CTTTCATCCAGGCCAGTCTGAGTGGATCTATAATCCTGGAGATGCCATCTGCACAGTAGCCTGCTCAGAAAAGTCCACAGGGAAAATCTTCATCTATGATGGCAGGGGAGGCAACGACCCCCTCCATGTCTTTGACAAAATGCACTCCGCACCGCTTTCCCAAATCCGCCTGAATCCCAAGTTTCGAGTCATTGTGTCTGCTGACAAAGCGGGAATGCTGGAGTACTGGACAGGCCTTCCAAATGAATTCAAGTTCCCCAAACATGTGGATTGGGAATACAAAACGGACACTGACTTGTATGAatttgcaaaacacaaaacctATCCCACCAGCCTTGCCTTTTCCCCCGATGGGAAGAAGATGGCCACCATCGCTTCTGATAGGAAAGTCAGGATCTTCCGATTCCTAACAGGAAAACTAATGCGAGTGTTTGATGAATCATTAACG ATGttcacagagctgcagcagaTGAGACAGCAGCTTCCTGACATGGAGTTTGGGAGGCGGATGGCTGTGGAGAGAGAACTAGAGAAGGTGGATGGTATCCGGCTGGCAAACATCATCTTTGATGAGACTGGCCACTTTGTTCTGTATGGGACCATGCTGGGCATCAAGGTCATCAATGTGGAAACTAACAG ATGTGTGCGGATCCTTGGGAAGCTGGAGAACATCCGTGTGGTTCAGCTGAGTTTGTTCCAAGGTGTTGCAAAGGCCATGCAAGTGGCACCCACTGTGGAGATGAAAGCTTCTGACAACCCTGCCTTACAGAACGTAGAGCCTGACCCAACCATCTTCTGTAGTGCTTTTAAGAAGAACCGCTTTTACTTG TTTTCGAAGAGAGAACCAGAGGATACCAAGAGCGCCGATTCCGACAGAGACATCTTTAACGAGAAGCCCTCAAAAGAAGAGGTGATGGCCGCCACGCAGGCCGAGGGCCCCAAGAGAGTGTCTGACAGTGCCATCATCCACACCACTATGGGAGACATCCACATCAAGCTTTTCCCTGTGGA ATGCCCCAAAACTGTGGAGAACTTCTGCGTCCACAGCAGGAATGGATACTACAATGGCCACATATTCCACAGAGTGATCAAG GGCTTCATGATTCAGACTGGAGACCCCACAGGAACAGGCATGGGAGGAGAGAGCATCTGGGGAGGGGAGTTTGAAGACGAGTTCCACGCCACGCTGAGACACGACCGCCCATACACACTTAGCATGGCAAACGGAGGCCCGGGCACCAATGGCTCACAGTTTTTTATCACCGTGGTACCCACT ccCTGGCTTGACAACAAGCACACTGTGTTTGGGAGGTGCACTAAAGGCATGGAGGCAGTCCAGAGGATCTCCAATGCCAAAGTCAACCCGAAGACTGACAAGCCATATGAAGACATCAGCATTATTAACATCACCATAAAGTAA
- the mzt2b gene encoding mitotic-spindle organizing protein 2 isoform X1: MSQQAQQTIPSAPDSPALVVTSNVQKYAIKKKKVLSAEEIELFELTQAAGITVDQEVFKIIVDLLKMNVAPQAVFQTLKAMCAGQRVAESCGGDLSAGAHTTSMTTAHTEAREEDSLASGKSPKLAAAPPTAAGPRATRVNTKIVVYGPQDTSSPHSQGVRSKAGTSHSEKSREASSQRVQRQPSATRGQKTKSSGSSSSSSQINST; encoded by the exons ATGTCTCAACAAGCACAACAAACGATTCCTTCCGCCCCTGACTCCCCTGCGCTGGTTGTCACATCTAACGTGCAGAAATATgcaataaagaagaagaaagtccTCAGCGCCGAAGAAATTGAGCTGTTCGAACTTACTCAGGCTGCAGGAATTACTGTGGATCAGGAGGTTTTTAA aaTCATAGTGGACTTGCTGAAGATGAATGTGGCTCCTCAAGCAGTCTTCCAGACCTTGAAGGCAATGTGTGCAGGACAGAGGGTAGCTGAAAGCTGTGGTGGAGACCTTTCAGCTGGCGCCCACACCACAAGCATGACCACAGCGCACACAGAAGCCAGAG AAGAGGACTCTTTGGCCTCTGGAAAGAGCCCTAAACTTGCCGCAGCTCCCCCCACAGCAGCAGGCCCCAGAGCCACAAGGGTCAACACTAAGATTGTGGTCTACGGCCCCCAAGACACTAGTTCTCCTCACTCTCAAG GAGTGCGCAGTAAAGCCGGTACCAGCCACAGTGAGAAGAGCAGGGAGGCTTCCAGCCAGAGAGTGCAGCGGCAGCCCAGTGCCACTAGAGGGCAGAAAACCAAGAGCTCCGGCAGCAGTAGTTCTTCCTCACAGATAAACTCGACCTAA